Sequence from the Flavobacterium sp. TR2 genome:
ACGGCTCTTCCAGCTACAGCAAAACTGACTTGGAGTGTTAAAGATTCTATTATCTCAGAAGCAGCAGATTTGGATTTTATCAGTCCGTTTCAGAAAAATTATCCACTGACTTTAAAAGTCGAAATGAACGGAGAAATAAAGATCTATAGCTCAGCAATCAACGTGACAAAAGAAACGGGAACATATAGCAAATATATTTCTAATGTATTCGATTTTCGTCCCGCAGTCGGACAGTTTACAAACGGAATTCCAGAATATGTCTCAGGAAATACAGTATCAAGTATGATTGCCGCAGCAAAAAAAGCAATCGTGGGTTCAAATACGACTATGATTTCGTTGGGCGGTTTTGGCGGTTACGTTGTTTTTGGTTTTGATCACACCATTCCAAATATGAACGGGCGTGATTTTAAGGTTTTAGGAAATGCTTTTTGGGGAAATGAAGCCAACGAAGCGCGTGCAGGATCGTGTGAGCCTGGAATTATCATGGTTGCTTACGACAGAAATAAAAACGGAAAACCAGATGAAGATGAATGGTACGAAATTGCTGGAAGCGAATACTTTAAAAACACCACAGTAAAAAACTACGAAATCACCTATTTCAAACCCGATGCCAGTAAAACGCCTGTTGCAGGAACAGAGTTTTGGCAGGTTAACACCGAATATATTAAATGGCAGGATAATGCTGGAAAATCAGGCTATAAAGCTCAAAATGTCTTTCATGACCAAAGTTATTATCCCCTTTGGATTACCGATGCTTCTTACACTTTGAAAGGAACCCGAATAGCCGATAATTTCTACGATCAAAGCGGCGAAGGATCGTATTGGGTAGGCAAGTCATTTGAATTTGGTTATGCCGATAATGCGCCAAACAATGACGAAGCTTCAAATATTGATATTTCGTGGGCAGTAGATAAAAACGGAAAATACATAAAGCTTCCCGGAATTGATTTCGTAAAAATATACACCGCAATTAATCAAGAAGCAGGCTGGCTGGGCGAAGTTTCTACAGAAGTATCGGGCGCTTACGATTTGCATCTTAACTAATACAATTAAATTTTTAACACATAGAAACATAGATTTAGCCTTGTGATTTCTTATTAGAACTTTGACAAAGTTTAAGACAAACAAGACACATCTCGATTTTTTCTATGTGTTAAAAAAAATAGTAACACAACATTTTAAAACCATAACATTATGAAGAAAAACTACTTTATAGCACTGCTGTTATTTTTTGCATTTCTTGCCCATGCGCAGACAAAAGTGCAAGGCGTTCTTAGAAATGATATTAAATTAAAAACAGCAACGCAAAAACAATTAAATGCAAAAAATGCCACTGCAACTACTTTTAATGATATTCAGTTTTGGGTCGGTACAGGTGCCAATAAAGCAGCATTTGCCGTGCAATGGAACGATGGGAAAAATGCAGACGCCTTAATCTGGGGATTTAAATGGGATGGAAGTGCAACTGGCGAAGATATGATGAAAGCCATTGCAAAAGCCGACCCTCGTTTTTACACTCTGCTGCTGCAAGGAACGCAATTTGGAACTGCGATTGGAGGGTTTGGTTTCGATTTGGACGGAGCCAACACAATTGGATTGTACAAAAGCGGCAATTTGACTTATCCTTATTATCCTGTGAGCGGTATTGTAAACACAGCAGCTTATGATTTTGACGAGTATACGCCAATTGATGCATCAGATCACTGGCAATCTGGCTGGACTGCTAAAGGATATTGGTCGTATTGGGTAAGAGATGATGTGAATAATAGTTTTGATTATTCTGGATTAGGTGCATCGAGCCGAGTGTTGCAAAATGGCTCTTGGGACGTTTGGAATTTTAATGTTTCGTTCGTAGAAGAGCCTATTGCAACATTTACCCCTGTAGCACCTTACTCGAACGCAATAGACTTTACAAAAGGGTATTTCATGGTAAATGAAGAATGGTTTGGACATACTAATGGATCTGTAAACTTTGTCAGTAATGATGGGAAAATTAATTATAGGGTTTATAGTGGTGTAAATGAAAATAAAGCTTTTGGCGCTACTACGCAATATGGAACTATTTATGGAGATAAATTTTATTTTGTTTCTAAGCAAGCTAAAGATGGAGGCGATACGCAATATACTCCAGGCGGAAGGCTAGTTGTTGCCGATGCTCTAACAATGAAAACTCTTGCAGAATTTGATAATATAGGAGGAGGAGATGGACGCTCTTTTGTTGGAGTTGATGAAAAAACAGGATATATAGGCGCTTCAAACGGAGTTTTTGTTTTTGATATTGTCAATAAGAAAGTAGGAACTCTCATTGCAGGAACAGGAGGCGGAAGCCAGTATGCGGGTCAGATTGGAAACATGATTCGTACTTCTCAATATGTTTTTGCCGTAAAACAAAATGCTGGAATTTTGGTCATTGATCCTAAAACAAATACGGTAATTAAAACTATTGCAGGTGCATTTCATTCGGTTACGCAATCTAAAGACGGAAGTATTTGGGGAATTCAAAACAAGAAATTAATTAATATTGACCAGCTGACTTTTGCAACGATTGAATATGCCATTCCAACCACCCAATATTTGGGATCTTGGGGAGCGTGGAATGCGGGTAGCTTTACGTATAGCAATAAAGAAAATGCTTTGTATTGGATGAATTCCGTCAACGCATTTACTTCAGGCGTTCAAATTATAAAATTTGATGTGGCAACCAAGAAATTCAATGAAAGTTTTGCAACACTTCCGGGACAAACAGGAACTTTTAAGCAAATTCCTTATGGAGCAGCATTGAGAATCGATCCAGTTTCAGACAATTTAATTGTAAACACTACCGAGAGCGGATTTGGTCTACATTATCAAAAAAACTGGATTCATACTTTTGACAATACGGGAAAATTAATCGATACTAAAATTTTAAACGATTATTACTGGTTTCCAGCTATGACCGTATTTCCAGACAATGCAGCACCCGTTGTCAATTCCATTCTGCCATCGCAGGTTTCAACGGGAAGCCCGACAGTTATTGACTTAAAAACAGTGGTTT
This genomic interval carries:
- a CDS encoding cell surface protein, whose amino-acid sequence is MNKNLFKIALFSILFLGFAACDKDSDTDENLLPSEVLKESYTIERFKVLNIATALPATAKLTWSVKDSIISEAADLDFISPFQKNYPLTLKVEMNGEIKIYSSAINVTKETGTYSKYISNVFDFRPAVGQFTNGIPEYVSGNTVSSMIAAAKKAIVGSNTTMISLGGFGGYVVFGFDHTIPNMNGRDFKVLGNAFWGNEANEARAGSCEPGIIMVAYDRNKNGKPDEDEWYEIAGSEYFKNTTVKNYEITYFKPDASKTPVAGTEFWQVNTEYIKWQDNAGKSGYKAQNVFHDQSYYPLWITDASYTLKGTRIADNFYDQSGEGSYWVGKSFEFGYADNAPNNDEASNIDISWAVDKNGKYIKLPGIDFVKIYTAINQEAGWLGEVSTEVSGAYDLHLN
- a CDS encoding DUF5074 domain-containing protein encodes the protein MKKNYFIALLLFFAFLAHAQTKVQGVLRNDIKLKTATQKQLNAKNATATTFNDIQFWVGTGANKAAFAVQWNDGKNADALIWGFKWDGSATGEDMMKAIAKADPRFYTLLLQGTQFGTAIGGFGFDLDGANTIGLYKSGNLTYPYYPVSGIVNTAAYDFDEYTPIDASDHWQSGWTAKGYWSYWVRDDVNNSFDYSGLGASSRVLQNGSWDVWNFNVSFVEEPIATFTPVAPYSNAIDFTKGYFMVNEEWFGHTNGSVNFVSNDGKINYRVYSGVNENKAFGATTQYGTIYGDKFYFVSKQAKDGGDTQYTPGGRLVVADALTMKTLAEFDNIGGGDGRSFVGVDEKTGYIGASNGVFVFDIVNKKVGTLIAGTGGGSQYAGQIGNMIRTSQYVFAVKQNAGILVIDPKTNTVIKTIAGAFHSVTQSKDGSIWGIQNKKLINIDQLTFATIEYAIPTTQYLGSWGAWNAGSFTYSNKENALYWMNSVNAFTSGVQIIKFDVATKKFNESFATLPGQTGTFKQIPYGAALRIDPVSDNLIVNTTESGFGLHYQKNWIHTFDNTGKLIDTKILNDYYWFPAMTVFPDNAAPVVNSILPSQVSTGSPTVIDLKTVVSDEDNLAAAIVKTIKSNSDEAIVSAEINANEELILTPKIGGKATIVISFNSNGKVVEKSILVDTAVLGRDEFTKVQLSIYPNPVSDYLNISSEDEIVEAVIYDVNGRAINTRINNNQIDVSHFAKGFYIINIVTDKAKYTHKFIKR